One Bradyrhizobium manausense DNA segment encodes these proteins:
- a CDS encoding lysophospholipid acyltransferase family protein → MKKLLRNTLRSSWFQRAVGVLAAEYLRLVWRTNKFTFDPGNVYDIVEPQIPAIFAFWHGQHFLTPFIKNKESYRAKVLISRHRDGEFNAIAVERLGIGLIRGSGDHGSAFHRKGGVGAFKEMVRTLQDGCNVALTADVPKRARVAGLGIIMLARESGRPIMPFAMATSRFIRLKNWDRTTINLPFGRGALVGIKEIHVPPDADAAMMETLRQELEDTLNEATRRAYVQLGRPGPQDG, encoded by the coding sequence TTGAAAAAACTGCTTCGCAATACGCTGCGGAGCAGCTGGTTTCAGCGTGCCGTCGGGGTCCTGGCGGCCGAATATCTGCGTCTGGTCTGGCGGACCAACAAATTCACGTTCGATCCGGGCAACGTCTATGACATCGTCGAACCGCAGATTCCGGCGATCTTCGCGTTCTGGCACGGCCAGCACTTCCTCACCCCGTTCATCAAGAACAAGGAATCCTACCGGGCCAAGGTCCTGATCTCCCGTCATCGCGACGGCGAGTTCAACGCGATCGCGGTGGAGCGGCTCGGCATCGGCCTCATCCGCGGGTCCGGCGATCACGGCAGCGCTTTCCACCGCAAAGGTGGTGTGGGCGCCTTCAAGGAGATGGTGCGAACGCTCCAGGACGGTTGTAATGTCGCGCTGACCGCCGATGTCCCCAAGCGCGCGCGCGTGGCCGGGCTCGGCATCATCATGCTGGCACGGGAATCGGGGCGGCCGATCATGCCTTTCGCGATGGCGACCAGTCGCTTCATCCGGCTCAAGAACTGGGACCGCACCACCATCAACCTGCCGTTCGGGCGGGGCGCTCTGGTCGGTATCAAGGAAATCCATGTGCCGCCGGATGCCGATGCCGCCATGATGGAAACGCTGCGGCAGGAGCTGGAAGACACGCTGAACGAAGCCACCCGTCGCGCCTATGTGCAGCTCGGCCGCCCGGGGCCCCAAGATGGCTAA
- a CDS encoding DUF4170 domain-containing protein, which yields MSDSAPQQLLHLVIGGELLDLEHNTFKNLDDVEIVGLYPNYASAHAAWRAKAQSTVDNAQMRYFIVHLHRLLDPNQEPAR from the coding sequence ATGTCAGATAGTGCCCCGCAACAACTGCTGCACCTCGTCATCGGCGGTGAGCTGCTCGACCTCGAGCACAACACCTTCAAGAACCTCGACGACGTCGAGATCGTGGGCCTCTATCCGAACTATGCGTCCGCCCACGCCGCCTGGCGCGCCAAGGCCCAGAGCACGGTCGACAACGCGCAGATGCGCTATTTCATCGTCCACCTGCATCGCCTGCTCGACCCGAATCAAGAACCGGCGCGTTGA
- a CDS encoding inositol monophosphatase family protein, translating into MADADWLDANVLTREAALLHDTVREAGRLAQSMFRTELKTWIKGASSPVSEADIAVNDLLEARLRGATPDYGWLSEESADDSSRLSRRLTWVVDPIDGTRNYLNGHDEWCVSVALVEDASPVLAAVFAPVSNEFFFAVRGQGTILNGQPVRATEGTALDFSRVAGPKPMIERLNASGGEIKLHPRIGSLALRLCRVANGTLDAAFAGGNSHDWDLAAADLIVQEADGRMTDLSGDPILYNRREVTHGVLVAAGRDRHASIVAHFRDRPLP; encoded by the coding sequence TTGGCGGACGCTGACTGGCTCGACGCAAACGTTCTGACGCGCGAGGCAGCGCTGCTGCACGACACGGTGCGGGAAGCGGGCCGGCTTGCACAATCGATGTTCCGCACCGAGCTGAAGACGTGGATCAAGGGCGCGTCCTCGCCGGTCTCGGAAGCCGACATCGCCGTGAACGACCTGCTCGAAGCGCGCCTGCGCGGCGCCACGCCGGATTATGGCTGGCTGTCGGAGGAAAGCGCCGACGATTCCTCGCGGCTGTCGCGGCGCCTGACCTGGGTGGTCGATCCCATCGACGGCACCCGCAATTATCTCAACGGCCATGACGAATGGTGCGTCAGCGTCGCGCTGGTCGAGGATGCTTCGCCCGTGCTCGCCGCCGTGTTCGCGCCTGTCAGCAACGAGTTCTTTTTCGCCGTCCGCGGCCAGGGCACGATCCTCAACGGCCAACCGGTCCGCGCGACCGAGGGTACGGCGCTTGACTTCTCCCGCGTGGCCGGCCCCAAGCCGATGATCGAGCGGCTCAACGCATCGGGCGGCGAGATCAAGCTGCATCCGCGAATCGGTTCGCTGGCGTTGCGGCTCTGCCGGGTCGCCAATGGCACGCTGGATGCGGCTTTTGCGGGTGGCAATAGCCATGATTGGGACCTTGCGGCGGCCGATTTGATCGTGCAGGAAGCGGATGGTAGGATGACCGACCTCTCCGGAGATCCCATCCTCTATAATCGTCGGGAAGTGACGCACGGGGTGCTGGTGGCAGCGGGACGCGATCGTCATGCGAGCATTGTCGCGCATTTTCGAGATCGTCCCTTGCCCTGA
- a CDS encoding TldD/PmbA family protein, which yields MNSSPSASSTLSSKANRDLFDQSALSDLAQRLVEAAKRAGADAADAVAVRGISQGVEVRDGRVEESERSEGDDVGLRVLVGRRQAVVSTNDTSGDAVTKLAERAVAMARVAPDDKYVGLADPALLARDFPDLDLLDPNVPATSELERRALEAEAAALAVKGVSKSGGASASSGMGGMVLVTSTGFHGSYLRSSQGISATAIAGEGTSMERDYDFTSAPHGADLLSPEIVGRSAGERTVARYNPRKVETCKVPVVFDPRVAGSLVGHVVGAINGASIARKTSFLKDKLGQQLFAKNIRIIDDPLRKRGLRSQTFDAEGVAVKKTALIDEGVLTTWLLDCATARELGLTTTGHAHRGVSSSPSPGPYNLHLEPGTPTPAELIADIKQGFYVTDLIGSGVNGVTGDYSRGASGFWIENGELTYPVSEVTIAGHLFEIFKSMQPANNLEFRYGINAPTVRIEGLTLGGR from the coding sequence GTGAACTCTTCACCATCCGCAAGCTCGACGCTTTCGTCCAAAGCCAACCGCGACCTGTTCGATCAGTCCGCGCTCTCGGATCTCGCGCAGCGTCTGGTCGAGGCGGCGAAGCGCGCGGGCGCCGATGCGGCCGATGCGGTCGCGGTGCGCGGCATCTCGCAAGGCGTCGAGGTGCGGGACGGCCGCGTCGAGGAATCCGAGCGCTCAGAGGGCGATGATGTCGGCCTGCGCGTGCTGGTCGGCCGGCGTCAGGCGGTGGTCTCGACCAACGACACGAGCGGCGATGCCGTCACCAAGCTTGCCGAGCGCGCGGTCGCGATGGCGCGCGTGGCGCCCGACGATAAATATGTCGGTCTCGCCGATCCCGCGCTGCTCGCGCGCGACTTCCCCGATCTTGATCTGCTCGATCCAAACGTGCCAGCGACATCAGAGCTCGAGCGCCGGGCGCTTGAAGCGGAAGCCGCCGCGCTTGCCGTGAAGGGCGTGAGCAAATCCGGCGGCGCTTCGGCCTCATCCGGCATGGGCGGCATGGTGCTCGTCACCTCTACCGGCTTCCACGGCTCTTACCTGCGCTCCAGCCAGGGCATCTCGGCGACCGCGATAGCTGGCGAAGGCACCAGCATGGAGCGCGATTACGACTTCACCTCGGCGCCGCATGGTGCCGATCTGTTGTCGCCTGAGATTGTCGGCCGCTCCGCCGGCGAGCGCACCGTGGCGCGTTACAATCCACGCAAGGTCGAGACCTGCAAGGTGCCGGTCGTGTTCGATCCGCGCGTCGCCGGCTCGCTGGTCGGCCATGTCGTCGGCGCCATCAACGGTGCGTCGATCGCGCGCAAGACCAGCTTCCTCAAGGACAAGCTCGGCCAGCAGCTGTTCGCGAAAAACATCCGCATCATCGACGATCCGCTGCGCAAGCGCGGCCTGCGCTCGCAGACATTCGACGCCGAGGGCGTTGCGGTGAAGAAGACCGCGCTGATCGACGAGGGCGTGCTGACGACCTGGCTGCTCGACTGCGCCACCGCGCGCGAGCTCGGCCTCACCACCACGGGCCACGCCCATCGCGGCGTGTCGTCTTCGCCCTCGCCGGGTCCCTACAATCTGCATCTCGAGCCGGGCACGCCGACACCGGCCGAACTGATCGCCGACATCAAGCAGGGTTTTTACGTCACTGATCTGATCGGCTCCGGCGTCAACGGCGTCACCGGCGATTACAGCCGCGGTGCCTCCGGCTTCTGGATCGAGAATGGCGAGCTCACCTATCCCGTCAGCGAGGTGACGATCGCGGGCCACCTGTTCGAGATCTTCAAGTCGATGCAGCCGGCCAACAATCTCGAGTTCCGCTACGGCATCAATGCGCCGACGGTGCGTATCGAGGGACTGACGCTTGGCGGACGCTGA
- a CDS encoding DUF6101 family protein gives MRRQTATCGANLAGSSRSLRLDPLSLPVRFDAHDPRADGYTRQIELHRERVVLRRAVRGMQMAINVRVSDFTGVALRGNDEAQTLVLVHRDPSLSVPLLVSADGDDLAEAWAIWSELFALPQLDEGARKSAPRRRRANAIRARRPKFLMRRRTAMTRELPVHREEREIIARH, from the coding sequence GTGAGGCGTCAAACAGCAACATGCGGGGCCAACCTCGCTGGGTCGAGCCGCAGCTTGCGGCTCGACCCTCTTTCCCTTCCGGTCCGCTTCGATGCGCATGATCCGCGCGCCGACGGCTACACCAGGCAAATCGAGCTTCATCGCGAGCGTGTCGTGCTGCGCCGTGCCGTCCGCGGCATGCAGATGGCGATCAACGTACGCGTCAGCGACTTCACCGGCGTCGCGCTGCGCGGCAATGACGAGGCGCAGACCCTCGTGCTGGTGCATCGCGATCCCTCATTGTCCGTTCCGCTGCTGGTCAGTGCCGATGGCGACGATCTCGCCGAGGCCTGGGCGATCTGGAGTGAGCTCTTTGCGTTGCCGCAACTCGACGAGGGTGCCCGCAAGTCGGCACCGCGCCGCCGCCGCGCCAATGCAATTCGTGCCCGCCGTCCGAAGTTCCTGATGCGCCGCCGCACCGCCATGACGCGCGAACTGCCGGTTCATCGCGAAGAACGCGAGATCATCGCCAGGCACTAG
- the ubiA gene encoding 4-hydroxybenzoate octaprenyltransferase — translation MSDTSARVADSTGNWVDTLAPQWARPYLRLSRFDRPIGSWLLLMPCWWSAALAAGMAHDVRRLPLVIVLFFIGAFVMRGAGCTWNDITDRDLDDKVERTRSRPLPSGQVTTKQALAFMVAQALIGLVVLLQFNRFAIATGIASLLIVAIYPFMKRITWWPQIVLGLAFSWGALMGFAVTFGRIDVTALVLYAGAISWVIGYDTIYAHQDSEDDALIGIKSTARLFGAHTHQALILFYGLSVVLIGVALASGDARWPAWIGLGAFAVHLGSQIMRLRIDNPELCKNLFYSNKYAGALLFAGLLTDAVMRAA, via the coding sequence ATGAGCGACACATCCGCCCGCGTTGCCGATTCCACCGGCAACTGGGTCGATACGCTCGCGCCGCAATGGGCGCGGCCGTATCTGCGTCTGTCCCGCTTCGATCGTCCGATCGGCTCCTGGCTTCTCCTGATGCCGTGCTGGTGGTCGGCCGCGCTCGCCGCCGGCATGGCGCATGATGTCCGCCGCCTGCCGCTCGTCATCGTGCTGTTCTTCATCGGCGCCTTCGTGATGCGCGGCGCCGGCTGCACCTGGAACGACATCACCGACCGCGACCTCGACGACAAGGTCGAGCGCACCCGCTCGCGGCCGCTGCCGTCGGGGCAGGTGACAACGAAGCAGGCGCTGGCCTTCATGGTTGCGCAGGCCCTGATCGGGCTCGTGGTGCTCTTGCAGTTCAACCGCTTCGCGATTGCGACCGGCATTGCCTCGCTGCTGATCGTCGCGATCTATCCCTTCATGAAGCGCATCACCTGGTGGCCGCAGATCGTGCTCGGGCTCGCCTTCTCCTGGGGTGCGCTGATGGGCTTTGCCGTCACCTTCGGACGCATCGACGTCACAGCGCTGGTGCTCTATGCCGGCGCGATCTCCTGGGTGATCGGCTATGACACCATCTACGCGCATCAGGACTCCGAGGACGATGCGCTGATCGGCATCAAGTCCACCGCGCGCCTGTTCGGCGCCCATACGCACCAGGCGCTGATCCTGTTCTACGGATTGTCGGTGGTGCTGATCGGCGTCGCGCTGGCCTCGGGCGATGCGCGCTGGCCGGCGTGGATCGGGCTTGGCGCCTTTGCCGTACATCTGGGTTCGCAGATCATGCGGCTGAGGATCGACAATCCCGAGCTGTGCAAGAACTTGTTCTATTCGAACAAGTATGCAGGTGCGCTGCTGTTTGCGGGATTGCTGACGGATGCGGTGATGCGGGCTGCGTAA
- a CDS encoding 16S rRNA (uracil(1498)-N(3))-methyltransferase — MPSHDFRAPRLYVDAALAQDARIPLDRDQSNYLGNVLRLSAGAEVLAFNGREGEWQAAIEGRKRPDNLVVLQQVRPQDRLPDLAYVFAPLKHARLDYMVQKAIEMGAASLQPVLTRFTQASRVNTERMRANVVEAAEQCGILSIAAVTEPVPLDRYLSQRPADRLLIFCDEAAEVQSPVQSLRDAHEAGRGIDVLIGPEGGFAEEERALLLRQPKILRLALGPRIMRADTAAVAALALVQAVLGDWGGASG; from the coding sequence ATGCCCTCTCACGATTTCCGTGCCCCACGCCTGTACGTCGACGCCGCCCTGGCCCAGGACGCCAGGATCCCGCTCGACCGCGACCAGAGCAACTATCTCGGCAATGTGCTGCGGCTGTCCGCCGGCGCCGAGGTTTTGGCCTTCAACGGCCGCGAGGGCGAGTGGCAGGCCGCGATCGAAGGCCGCAAGCGGCCCGATAATCTCGTCGTCCTGCAGCAGGTCCGCCCGCAGGACCGCCTGCCCGACCTCGCTTATGTCTTCGCCCCGCTCAAACATGCCCGGCTCGACTACATGGTCCAGAAGGCGATCGAGATGGGCGCTGCCTCGCTTCAACCGGTCCTGACCCGGTTCACGCAGGCCTCCCGGGTCAACACCGAGCGGATGCGCGCCAACGTGGTCGAGGCCGCCGAGCAATGCGGCATTTTGAGCATTGCCGCCGTAACCGAACCGGTGCCGCTCGACCGCTACCTCAGCCAGCGCCCGGCCGACCGCCTGCTGATCTTCTGCGATGAGGCGGCGGAGGTCCAAAGCCCCGTTCAAAGCCTGCGAGATGCCCACGAGGCCGGCCGCGGCATCGACGTGCTGATCGGCCCCGAAGGCGGTTTTGCCGAGGAGGAGCGCGCCCTGCTGCTGCGGCAGCCGAAAATCCTGCGGCTCGCCCTGGGTCCGCGGATCATGCGGGCCGACACGGCCGCGGTCGCGGCGCTGGCGCTTGTCCAGGCGGTATTGGGCGACTGGGGCGGCGCGAGCGGTTAG
- a CDS encoding helix-turn-helix domain-containing protein has protein sequence MRARLSLPNLSLSLVKTFPRIISGYQLAHAVAVVVPMDHVTSTCINGQSIGSSIVVLKGASDCLVYEPVGRLIGVVYFTSPAREPWSQLDDGHHLLTVPPDVLASLRRLISATLETAANDPDFLNEPTSKEVVEQSLLSAMDNAIRSSVSSKSVHATTESYLRIVADMERLIRHDLTVWHKTTELAERVGVSVRTLQSATKAICGMSPHRYSRVLRLWSVRKQLRAGSGRRSVKACAIAHGFWHLSEFAASYRAAFGELPSETLHRSLREHS, from the coding sequence ATGCGCGCGCGGCTCAGCCTGCCGAACCTGAGCCTGTCTCTGGTGAAGACCTTCCCGCGGATCATCAGCGGTTACCAGCTGGCCCATGCCGTCGCCGTGGTGGTGCCGATGGACCATGTGACCTCGACCTGCATCAATGGGCAGTCGATCGGCAGTTCCATCGTCGTGCTGAAGGGCGCTTCGGATTGCCTGGTCTATGAGCCGGTGGGCCGGTTGATCGGTGTCGTGTACTTCACCTCGCCCGCGCGCGAGCCCTGGTCTCAACTTGATGACGGCCATCATCTGCTGACCGTGCCACCGGACGTGCTCGCCTCCTTGCGTCGCCTGATATCGGCAACGCTTGAAACCGCCGCGAATGATCCGGACTTCCTCAACGAGCCGACTTCGAAGGAGGTTGTCGAGCAATCCCTGCTCAGCGCGATGGACAACGCCATTCGTTCCAGCGTGAGCAGCAAATCGGTGCACGCCACCACGGAGAGCTACCTCCGGATCGTCGCCGACATGGAAAGATTGATTCGGCACGATCTCACGGTCTGGCACAAGACGACCGAACTGGCGGAGCGCGTGGGCGTGTCGGTTCGCACGCTCCAGAGTGCGACGAAGGCCATCTGCGGCATGAGCCCGCATCGCTATAGCCGGGTCTTGCGCCTCTGGTCGGTGCGCAAGCAGCTGCGCGCCGGTTCAGGACGGCGCAGCGTGAAGGCCTGCGCCATCGCGCATGGCTTCTGGCATTTGAGCGAGTTCGCGGCGAGTTACCGGGCGGCGTTCGGAGAGCTGCCGTCCGAGACCCTGCATCGATCGCTGCGCGAGCACAGCTAG
- a CDS encoding ATP phosphoribosyltransferase regulatory subunit, whose protein sequence is MTATATSNAAGSAAWADTLLLSFAQAGYLRAEPAILQPAEPFLDLSGEDIRKSLYLTTDLSGDELCLRPDLTIPVARDYLASGRAGQPAGFSYLGPVFRYRSGQASEFLQAGIESFGRQDGAAADAETLALALEATAAFGVHDVEIRTGDVALFNALLDALNLYPVWRRRLIKDFNRKISLEQDLERLAAETTATRSEYEGVLAALAGSDRKAALAFVTDLMSIAGTTNVGGRTTAEIADRFLEQSTLKGGALPREAIAVLKRFLLISGNPDDAVAALRALAADAKLDLAGAIDQLESRVGFMAARGIDVKQTRFSTAFGRGLDYYTGFEFELHHPGNGAEPLVAGGRYDGLMTQLGSPAPIPAVGFSVWVDALTRIGRKVELKS, encoded by the coding sequence ATGACCGCGACTGCCACCTCAAATGCTGCCGGCTCCGCCGCCTGGGCGGATACGCTGCTGCTGTCGTTTGCGCAGGCCGGCTATCTCCGGGCCGAGCCCGCCATCCTGCAACCGGCCGAGCCGTTCCTCGACCTCTCCGGCGAGGACATCCGCAAAAGCCTCTATCTGACGACGGATCTGTCCGGTGATGAGCTTTGCCTGCGCCCCGACCTGACGATCCCGGTGGCGCGCGATTACCTCGCCTCCGGCCGCGCCGGCCAGCCAGCCGGGTTCAGCTATCTGGGCCCCGTGTTCCGCTACCGCAGCGGCCAGGCCAGCGAATTCCTCCAGGCCGGGATCGAATCGTTCGGACGCCAGGACGGCGCCGCCGCTGATGCCGAGACCCTGGCGCTGGCGCTGGAGGCGACCGCCGCCTTCGGCGTGCACGACGTCGAAATCCGCACCGGCGACGTGGCACTGTTCAATGCGCTGCTCGACGCCCTCAACCTCTACCCGGTCTGGCGCCGCCGCCTGATCAAGGATTTCAACCGCAAGATCAGCCTGGAGCAGGACCTGGAGCGGCTGGCCGCCGAGACCACCGCGACCCGCAGCGAATATGAGGGCGTGCTGGCGGCGCTCGCTGGCTCCGACCGCAAGGCGGCACTGGCCTTCGTCACCGATCTGATGTCGATCGCCGGCACCACCAATGTCGGCGGCCGTACCACCGCCGAGATCGCCGACCGCTTCCTCGAGCAATCGACGCTGAAGGGCGGCGCGCTGCCGCGCGAGGCGATCGCCGTGCTCAAGCGCTTCCTGTTGATATCGGGCAATCCCGACGATGCCGTCGCCGCACTGCGTGCTCTCGCCGCTGACGCAAAGCTCGATCTCGCCGGCGCGATTGACCAGCTCGAGAGCCGGGTCGGCTTCATGGCCGCACGCGGCATCGACGTGAAGCAGACCCGCTTCTCCACTGCGTTCGGGCGCGGCCTCGATTACTACACAGGCTTTGAGTTCGAGCTGCATCATCCTGGTAACGGCGCCGAGCCGCTGGTGGCCGGCGGCCGCTATGATGGACTGATGACCCAGCTCGGATCGCCGGCACCGATCCCGGCTGTCGGCTTCTCGGTCTGGGTGGACGCGCTGACCCGGATCGGGCGCAAGGTGGAGCTTAAGTCATGA
- the hisG gene encoding ATP phosphoribosyltransferase, protein MSAPFVLAVPSKGRLQENAEGFFARAGLKLSKAGGARDYRGTLAGLDNVEVAYLSASEIASQLSRGSAHFGVTGEDLVRETIADADKHVSLIDGLGFGYADVVVAVPQAWIDVRTMADLDDVTTGFREQHHMRMRVATKFVNLTRSFFQTHGITDYRIVESTGATEGAPAAGSAELIVDITTTGATLAANGLRVLDDGVMLRSQANLVASRHADWTPQALETARVILDHIAARARANKYREVRTRFLQCDAALLGEAHSRFGVEAPFGGPTSSGMLTLHCPPGQLYALASFLRQHGAETVSVVSLDYVFDRENPLFAKLEAFLRR, encoded by the coding sequence ATGAGCGCGCCATTCGTACTGGCCGTTCCCTCCAAGGGCCGCCTTCAGGAAAACGCGGAAGGCTTCTTCGCCCGCGCCGGGCTCAAGCTGTCGAAGGCCGGCGGCGCCCGCGACTATCGCGGCACGCTTGCGGGTCTCGACAATGTCGAGGTCGCCTATCTCTCGGCGAGCGAGATTGCCTCACAGCTGTCCCGCGGCTCCGCGCATTTCGGAGTCACCGGAGAGGATCTGGTACGCGAGACCATCGCCGACGCCGACAAGCACGTGTCCCTGATCGACGGGCTCGGCTTCGGCTATGCCGACGTCGTCGTCGCCGTGCCGCAAGCCTGGATCGACGTCCGCACCATGGCGGATCTCGACGACGTCACCACCGGCTTCCGCGAGCAGCATCACATGCGGATGCGGGTCGCGACCAAGTTCGTGAACCTCACCCGCAGCTTCTTCCAGACCCACGGCATTACGGATTACCGCATCGTCGAGAGCACGGGCGCGACCGAAGGCGCACCGGCGGCCGGCAGCGCCGAGCTGATCGTCGACATCACCACCACAGGCGCGACGCTCGCCGCCAACGGCTTACGGGTGCTCGACGACGGCGTGATGCTGCGCAGTCAGGCCAATCTGGTCGCCTCGCGGCACGCCGACTGGACGCCGCAGGCCCTCGAGACCGCGCGCGTCATCCTCGACCACATCGCGGCACGCGCGCGGGCCAACAAATACCGCGAGGTGCGGACCCGCTTCCTGCAATGCGATGCCGCCCTGCTCGGCGAAGCCCACAGCCGGTTCGGGGTCGAAGCCCCATTCGGCGGGCCGACCTCGTCAGGCATGCTGACGCTGCACTGCCCGCCAGGGCAGCTCTATGCACTGGCGAGCTTCCTGCGCCAGCATGGCGCCGAGACCGTCTCGGTGGTCTCGCTCGACTACGTGTTCGACCGGGAGAACCCGCTGTTCGCCAAGCTCGAGGCTTTCCTGAGGCGGTGA
- a CDS encoding glycosyltransferase family 2 protein, which produces MTLGSDVSGLTTTAANAAAKGLSIVVPVYNEAAGLASLHQRICDLARTLRQRYRLACEVVYVDDGSADATLSVARSLPADAVDVQVVSLSRNFGKEAALMAGLDHARLGAVMFMDGDGQHPPALVEQLVRHWIEDDYDVVYTAKAHRDNEPFLRRVAVHGFYSLINWGARQKIPEDAGDFRLLSPRAVKALRQLPERNRFFKGLASWIGFRQIRVDYEPAPRVHGVTTFSAARLLGLSIEGVTSFSVAPLRFASLLGVILAGVAFLFGLSILWEVFTTGKQVPGYPSLVVGLMTIGGVQLIMIGIVGEYIGKILSELKARPIYFVAEHSEKHFDADAAGDASNRTAAE; this is translated from the coding sequence ATGACGCTGGGCTCTGACGTTTCCGGCCTGACCACCACCGCGGCGAATGCTGCTGCGAAGGGGCTGTCGATCGTCGTCCCCGTCTATAACGAAGCGGCGGGCCTGGCCTCCCTGCACCAGCGCATCTGCGATCTCGCCAGGACCTTGCGGCAGCGTTATCGACTCGCCTGCGAAGTCGTCTATGTCGACGACGGCAGCGCCGACGCGACGCTGTCGGTTGCGCGCTCGCTGCCGGCCGACGCGGTCGACGTCCAGGTGGTGTCTCTTTCGCGCAACTTCGGCAAGGAGGCGGCGCTGATGGCCGGCCTCGACCATGCCCGGCTCGGCGCAGTGATGTTCATGGACGGCGACGGCCAGCATCCGCCCGCGCTCGTCGAACAGCTGGTGCGGCACTGGATCGAGGACGACTATGACGTCGTCTATACCGCCAAGGCGCACCGCGACAACGAGCCGTTCCTGCGCCGCGTCGCCGTGCACGGCTTCTACTCGCTGATCAATTGGGGCGCGCGCCAGAAGATTCCGGAGGATGCCGGCGACTTCCGCCTGCTGTCGCCCCGCGCGGTTAAGGCGCTCAGGCAGCTGCCGGAGCGCAACCGCTTCTTCAAGGGGCTCGCAAGCTGGATCGGCTTTCGCCAGATCCGCGTCGACTACGAGCCCGCGCCGCGCGTCCATGGCGTGACGACCTTCAGCGCCGCGCGGCTGCTGGGCCTGTCGATCGAAGGTGTGACCTCGTTTTCGGTCGCACCGCTGCGCTTTGCCAGCCTGCTCGGCGTCATCCTCGCCGGCGTCGCTTTCCTGTTCGGCCTCTCCATCCTGTGGGAGGTGTTCACGACCGGCAAGCAGGTGCCGGGCTATCCCTCGCTCGTGGTCGGCCTGATGACGATCGGCGGCGTGCAGCTCATCATGATCGGGATCGTCGGCGAATATATCGGCAAGATCCTCTCCGAGCTGAAGGCGCGGCCGATCTACTTCGTCGCCGAGCACAGCGAAAAGCATTTTGACGCCGACGCGGCCGGCGACGCATCGAACAGGACTGCGGCCGAATGA
- a CDS encoding ChbG/HpnK family deacetylase, translating into MSAAAAPRRIWLCADDYGISPGVNRAIRDLIERGRLNATSVMMVGPAIERGEIEALQAAARTSPRCAIGLHVTLSAPFRPLTMHFRPLDGDMFMAFPKLLRAGLMRRLDREFFRNEVRAQLAAFAEAFGRAPDFVDGHQHVQLFPQVRDGFVDAVSEITPKAWVRQGGRDLPLAQRLASPKAMVLDILSAQFRRQAGRAGLSFNPAFAGAYDFTRAADFGELMRQFLEGLPEGGLVMCHPGFVDEVLAGLDPMTDVREREHGYLASDAFVQLLAASNVTLG; encoded by the coding sequence ATGAGCGCGGCGGCAGCGCCGCGCCGGATCTGGCTCTGCGCCGACGATTACGGCATCAGCCCGGGCGTCAACCGCGCCATCCGCGACCTGATCGAACGCGGCCGTCTCAACGCGACGTCTGTCATGATGGTCGGCCCCGCGATCGAGCGCGGCGAGATCGAGGCGCTTCAGGCCGCGGCCAGGACCAGTCCGCGCTGCGCGATCGGGTTGCATGTGACGCTGTCGGCGCCGTTCCGGCCCCTCACCATGCATTTCCGTCCGCTCGACGGCGACATGTTCATGGCCTTTCCAAAGCTGCTGCGCGCCGGGTTGATGCGGCGGCTCGACCGCGAATTCTTCCGCAACGAGGTCAGAGCGCAGCTCGCAGCTTTCGCGGAAGCCTTCGGCCGGGCGCCCGACTTTGTCGACGGCCATCAGCATGTGCAGCTGTTTCCGCAAGTGCGCGACGGCTTTGTCGATGCAGTCAGCGAGATCACGCCGAAGGCCTGGGTGCGCCAGGGCGGACGCGACCTGCCGCTGGCCCAGCGGCTGGCTTCTCCGAAAGCGATGGTGCTCGATATCCTCAGCGCACAATTCCGCCGCCAGGCGGGGCGCGCCGGTCTTTCGTTCAATCCCGCGTTTGCCGGCGCCTATGATTTCACGCGCGCGGCCGATTTCGGCGAGCTGATGCGGCAATTCCTCGAAGGCCTGCCCGAGGGGGGCCTTGTGATGTGCCATCCCGGTTTCGTCGACGAGGTCCTCGCCGGCCTCGACCCGATGACGGATGTCAGGGAGCGCGAGCATGGCTATCTCGCCAGCGACGCCTTTGTGCAGCTGCTCGCGGCCAGCAACGTGACATTGGGATGA